One window of Pyrus communis chromosome 12, drPyrComm1.1, whole genome shotgun sequence genomic DNA carries:
- the LOC137711317 gene encoding glycine-rich cell wall structural protein 1.8-like, with product MGICSAARTLLNYEEPVHVPAVNYGAGHGIGGGVGSGYGSGAGGYGGGGGAGSGGGYGAVGEHGATGYGGGSGGGEGGGVAYGHAGGHGGGGGGGSGGGGAYGVGGSGGYGSGGGEGGGAGYGTGGEHGAGGGGGGGAGGGRGSGYAGEHGGSYGGGEGGGAGGGYGAGGEHGGGYGGGGGHGGGAGGGYAAGGASGGGYGSGGGAGGGVGGGGGGYAGGGGGGGGSGGGSGYGGAHGGGGGGGEGGGHGGYVP from the coding sequence ATGGGGATATGTTCTGCAGCTAGAACACTCCTAAATTATGAAGAGCCTGTCCACGTGCCTGCTGTCAACTATGGGGCAGGCCATGGCATTGGGGGCGGTGTTGGATCAGGGTATGGCAGCGGTGCTGGAGGTTATGGTGGCGGAGGAGGTGCAGGAAGTGGTGGTGGCTATGGAGCTGTAGGAGAGCATGGTGCTACTGGATATGgaggtggtagtggtggtggagAAGGCGGTGGTGTTGCCTACGGACATGCTGGTGGAcatggtggtggcggcggtggaggcagtggtggtggtggtgcataTGGTGTCGGGGGCTCAGGAGGGTATGGAAGTGGGGGTGGTGAAGGTGGTGGGGCTGGCTACGGCACTGGTGGAGAACATGGggctggtggtggtggaggaggaggtgcCGGTGGTGGCAGAGGATCCGGATATGCTGGAGAGCATGGCGGTAGttatggaggaggagaaggtggTGGTGCAGGTGGAGGTTATGGCGCTGGTGGAGAACATGGTGGAGGAtatggcggtggcggtggccatggtggtggtgctggAGGAGGTTATGCTGCTGGAGGTGCAAGTGGAGGAGGATATGGGAGCGGTGGAGGAGCTGGAGGTggagttggtggtggtggtggtggctatgcaggtggtggtggtggtggtggaggttcTGGTGGCGGCAGCGGCTATGGTGGAGCTCATGGAGGAGGAGGTGGGGGTGGTGAAGGTGGTGGTCATGGCGGTTATGTTCCTTGA